CATCGCTTTTGTTGCTGCTATCGGCGGCGGCCTGTGCTGGCTGATGGTGATGGCGGCGGGCGGCGGCTGGCGACAAACGCTCGATCGTAATCGGCTGATTCTGGCGGGCGTCGCGCTTTCAGCCCTGTGCATGGCCTTAACCCGCATCACGTTGCTGCTGGCGGAAGATCACGCCTATGGCATTTTTTACTGGCTGGCGGGCGGCGTATCGCACGCACGCTGGGTGGAATTCTGGCAACTCTTCCCGTTTGTCATCACCGTCACTCCTGTTGTCCTGCTGCTGTCTAACCAGCTTAATCTGCTGAACATCAGTGACGTGAGCGCCCATACGCTGGGCGTCAACTTAGGCCGTCTGCGCCTAATCCTCAATCTGGCGGTGCTGATTCTGGTGGGTGCCTGCGTGAGCGTCGCCGGTCCGGTAGCGTTTATCGGCCTGTTAATTCCGCATCTGGCGCGTTTCTGGATCGGTTACGACCAGAGAAAGGTGCTCCCCATGAGCATGCTGATGGGCGCGGCGTTGATGTTACTGGCCGATCTGCTTGCCCGCGCACTCGCCTGGCCGGGCGAACTGCCTGCCGGTGCGGTGCTGGCCCTGATCGGCGCTCCCTGTTTCGTGTGGCTGGCAAGGAGGCGAGGATAATGCGCCCCGCAATTGTGTTTATCTCGATTACGCTACTGCTACTCGCCACCAGCATTCTGTCGCTGCGCATGGGCACGATTCCGCTGCCGTGGTCGGCGTTGATAAGCGGCTGGCACAGCACCAGCGAACATCATTATGTCCTGACGCAGTATCGCCTGACGCGCGTACTGCTGGCGCTGTTTGTCGGCGCAGCGCTGGCGATTTCCGGCGTGCTGGTGCAGGGGATTGTGCGTAACCCGCTGGCATCGCCGGATATTCTCGGCGTGAACCACGTGGCGAGTCTGGCGACCGTCGGCGCACTGATGCTGGTGCCTGCGCTGCCCGTGATCTGGCTACCGTTGCTCGCATTTATCGGAGGCATCGCCGGGCTGCTGCTCTTACGGCTCATCGCGGGAACATCATCCCCGATGCGGCTGGCACTCATCGGCGTCGCGCTATCCGCCACCTGGGCAAGCGTCACCGACTACCTGATTCTCTCCCGCCCACAGGATATCAACAACGCACTGCTGTGGCTGACGGGTAGCCTGTGGGGACGTGACTGGTCATTCGTGATGGTCGCGCTGCCTGTACTCTGCGTATTGATTCCACTCAGCCTGCGCTTTTGCCGCGATCTGGATTTGCTCGCGCTAGGCGACGACCGCGCCAGCACGCTGGGCGTCAATATCGGGCGCATTCAGTTCTGGGGATTGGCGCTCGCCGTGGCACTCGCCGCAACCAGCGTGGCGGTGTGCGGGCCTATCGGCTTTATCAGCCTTGTCGTACCGCATCTGATCCGTTATCTGGTAGGAGGCCGGCACCGCTGGCTCCTCCCAACTTCTGCCGTTACCGGT
This genomic interval from Pectobacterium aquaticum contains the following:
- the fecD gene encoding Fe(3+) dicitrate ABC transporter permease subunit FecD; amino-acid sequence: MRPAIVFISITLLLLATSILSLRMGTIPLPWSALISGWHSTSEHHYVLTQYRLTRVLLALFVGAALAISGVLVQGIVRNPLASPDILGVNHVASLATVGALMLVPALPVIWLPLLAFIGGIAGLLLLRLIAGTSSPMRLALIGVALSATWASVTDYLILSRPQDINNALLWLTGSLWGRDWSFVMVALPVLCVLIPLSLRFCRDLDLLALGDDRASTLGVNIGRIQFWGLALAVALAATSVAVCGPIGFISLVVPHLIRYLVGGRHRWLLPTSAVTGALVLLLADLLARTLNPPMELPAGVLTAIIGAPWFFWLLVRMR
- the fecC gene encoding iron-dicitrate ABC transporter permease FecC encodes the protein MRLGFHPFWRWGLPIAALLSVFWLSLFCYSAIPIPALSAVKALITGSPSSLPEALVLNLRLPRSLVAVLIGASLALSGALLQTLTHNPLASPSLLGINSGAALAMALTSAFSSSLSGYPIAFVAAIGGGLCWLMVMAAGGGWRQTLDRNRLILAGVALSALCMALTRITLLLAEDHAYGIFYWLAGGVSHARWVEFWQLFPFVITVTPVVLLLSNQLNLLNISDVSAHTLGVNLGRLRLILNLAVLILVGACVSVAGPVAFIGLLIPHLARFWIGYDQRKVLPMSMLMGAALMLLADLLARALAWPGELPAGAVLALIGAPCFVWLARRRG